AACACAATTTTAGCCGCGGCAATCGTGCAGTTTTTGGCGCGCGGATGCGGAGAGAAAATAATACCGTTACGGGTTTTTAAAGCGAGCAAGCTTTTGAAAATAGCGGTAGAAGTCGGGTTAGTGGTGGGAATAACCCCGGCAATCAGTCCAATCGGCTCTGCCACTTGGCGGTAGCCAAAAGAATCATCATCCGATAATACCCCACAGGTTTTGGTATCTTTGTATTGATTGTAAATATATTCAGAGGCAAACTGGTTTTTGATTACCTTATCTTCCATAACGCCCATCTTGGTTTCTTCCACGGCAATTTGAGCCAATGGAATGCGTTGCATATTCGCAGCGATAGCGGCCGCACGGAAAATCTTATCCACTTGTTCTTGGCTGTAAGTAGCGTAGAGGCGTTGGGCCTTTTTCACTTTTTCTACAATTTGGTCCAAGTGGGCCAGTTCCGCTGCGGTAGCAACGGCCGGGGTTGGTTTTTTCTTTTCTGCCATATAACACTCCTTTGTTAAATGTAGTAAAAAATCTATTTTAGATATTTTTATATCTATATCTTATATATTTTCTTTGATTGTGTCAATATTTCGTCTGATTAAAAAATAATTAGTTGACAAATAAAACAGAAATAAATATGATATTAGATATCAAAATATCTAGTTGTAGAGAGGCATCTATGGGCATTTTTTTCAGACGGAAAACGGTGAGCGTTCAAACCATTCGCCGCTTGCCGCAATACTTGCGTATTTTAAAGCAATGGCACACATATGGACGCGAAATGGCTTCTTCTACTGAATTATCGGGGCAGACTCATTTGCCAGTGATTGTGGTAAAAAAGGATTTACAAGCGGTACAAGCTCCCAGTAAGCGGCGGGCCGGATTTTTGGTACAAGGGACGATTAAGGCCATTGAAAAATTTTTGGGGTGGAATAATTTAAGCAAAGCATTTTTAGTAGGGGCCGGACACTTGGGGGGAGCTTTGCTGGGGTTTGACGGACTGAAACAACACGGGCTGGAAATTGTAGCTGCTTTTGATACCAATGCCAAACGGGTAGG
Above is a window of Elusimicrobiaceae bacterium DNA encoding:
- a CDS encoding redox-sensing transcriptional repressor Rex, which produces MGIFFRRKTVSVQTIRRLPQYLRILKQWHTYGREMASSTELSGQTHLPVIVVKKDLQAVQAPSKRRAGFLVQGTIKAIEKFLGWNNLSKAFLVGAGHLGGALLGFDGLKQHGLEIVAAFDTNAKRVGTEIHGVPVYHTTQLKTLIEEKGLKIAVLTVPSTAAQGITDTLVACGIKAIWNFAPVQLVVPPGVVVQQEDIAAGLAELCSKLQ